One Streptomyces fagopyri DNA window includes the following coding sequences:
- a CDS encoding MmcQ/YjbR family DNA-binding protein: protein MSPNAEDVRRIALSLPDTTEKTAWSMPTFRVAGKMFATLPEEETSIAVRCPKEERDELALAEPRKFWIADHEAGFAWVRVRLAALEDDAELRDILADSWRQAAPPRLLDSHPALGLPADQ, encoded by the coding sequence ATGTCGCCGAACGCCGAAGACGTACGCCGGATCGCCCTGTCCCTGCCGGACACCACGGAGAAGACCGCGTGGAGCATGCCCACCTTCCGGGTCGCGGGGAAGATGTTCGCCACCCTGCCCGAGGAGGAGACCTCCATCGCCGTGCGCTGCCCCAAGGAGGAGCGCGACGAACTCGCCCTGGCCGAGCCCCGGAAGTTCTGGATCGCCGACCACGAGGCGGGCTTCGCCTGGGTCCGGGTCCGGCTCGCGGCCCTGGAGGACGACGCCGAACTCCGTGACATCCTCGCCGACTCCTGGCGGCAGGCCGCTCCGCCCCGACTGCTCGACTCCCACCCGGCGTTGGGGCTCCCCGCGGACCAGTGA
- a CDS encoding transketolase family protein, whose translation MDTMRDRFAPVVSRLLDEDPRVAVVLAEIGKDGFAEAMARHPERVINVGIREQLLVGAGAGLALTGLRPVLHTFASFLVERPFEQVKLDLGHQDVGAVLVSAAASFDWPAGGFTHMAPGDVALLDTLDGWTVHVPGHPDEAETLLRHAVAAGDDKVYVRLSTQSNARGRAVDGVRTHTVREGRGGVVVAVGPMLDAVLDATETLDVTVLYATTVRPFDAAALRRATEAAGTGVVLVEPCLAGTSTAAAGDALADVPHRVLGLGVGRRELRKYGTTDEHLTAHGLDAGSLRERIGGFLRAPGDA comes from the coding sequence ATGGACACCATGCGTGACCGTTTCGCCCCCGTCGTCTCCCGGCTCCTCGACGAGGACCCGCGGGTCGCGGTCGTACTGGCCGAGATCGGCAAGGACGGCTTCGCGGAGGCCATGGCCAGGCATCCGGAGCGGGTGATCAACGTCGGCATCCGTGAACAGCTCCTCGTCGGAGCGGGCGCGGGCCTGGCGCTCACCGGACTGCGGCCCGTCCTGCACACCTTCGCCAGTTTCCTCGTCGAGCGTCCCTTCGAACAGGTGAAGCTCGACCTCGGTCATCAGGACGTGGGTGCGGTACTGGTCAGCGCCGCCGCGTCCTTCGACTGGCCCGCCGGGGGCTTCACCCACATGGCACCCGGCGACGTGGCACTGCTCGACACCCTGGACGGCTGGACCGTACACGTCCCGGGGCACCCCGACGAGGCCGAGACCCTGCTGCGGCACGCGGTCGCCGCCGGCGACGACAAGGTGTACGTGCGGCTGTCGACGCAGTCCAACGCGCGGGGCCGCGCGGTCGACGGGGTACGGACGCACACGGTCCGCGAGGGGCGCGGCGGCGTGGTCGTCGCCGTCGGGCCGATGCTCGACGCGGTGCTCGACGCGACGGAGACGCTCGATGTCACCGTGCTGTACGCCACCACCGTCCGGCCGTTCGACGCGGCGGCGCTGCGCCGCGCCACGGAGGCCGCGGGCACCGGCGTCGTCCTCGTCGAGCCCTGCCTGGCGGGCACGTCCACGGCCGCCGCGGGCGACGCGCTCGCCGACGTACCCCACCGCGTGCTCGGCCTCGGCGTCGGCCGCCGCGAGCTGCGCAAGTACGGAACCACCGACGAGCACCTGACCGCGCACGGCCTCGACGCGGGGTCCCTGCGGGAGCGGATCGGCGGTTTCCTGCGGGCTCCGGGGGACGCCTGA
- a CDS encoding helix-turn-helix domain-containing protein yields MGIEVRDAVDVRLGVRLGELRAERGWSLAELAEHSGVSRSTLSRAERAEISPTASLLNRLCAVYGRTMSQLLSEVETEPAGLVRAADQSVWRDDASGFVRRSVSPPHTGLRGELVEGRLAAGADIAYDRPPVPGLEQHIWVLDGALEVTARDVGHHLGAGDCLRLRVWGPTRFRCPGPQDVRYALVVVGP; encoded by the coding sequence ATGGGAATCGAGGTGCGGGACGCCGTCGACGTACGCCTGGGGGTCCGGCTCGGCGAGCTGCGGGCCGAAAGGGGGTGGTCGCTGGCGGAACTCGCGGAACACAGCGGGGTCAGCCGGTCCACCCTGTCCCGGGCCGAGCGCGCCGAGATCAGCCCCACGGCCTCGCTCCTGAACCGCCTGTGCGCCGTGTACGGGCGGACCATGTCGCAGCTGCTCAGTGAGGTCGAGACGGAACCCGCCGGGCTGGTGCGGGCGGCCGACCAGTCGGTCTGGAGGGACGACGCCTCCGGCTTCGTACGGCGGTCGGTGTCCCCGCCGCACACCGGGCTGCGCGGCGAACTCGTCGAGGGACGGCTCGCGGCCGGTGCCGACATCGCCTACGACCGGCCTCCCGTGCCCGGACTGGAGCAGCACATCTGGGTGCTCGACGGGGCGCTGGAGGTGACGGCGCGGGACGTCGGGCACCACCTCGGCGCCGGTGACTGTCTCCGGCTGCGGGTGTGGGGCCCGACCCGCTTCCGCTGCCCGGGCCCGCAGGACGTGCGGTACGCGCTGGTGGTGGTGGGCCCGTGA
- a CDS encoding GNAT family N-acetyltransferase — MTAVSRLSAAEVLAHAEELAGLLADTVDGGASVGFLAPLDRASAAAWWEGRAAGVSAGHLAVWVARGADRVLGTIGLAFADKPNSRHRAELVKLMVHPDGRGRGVGRALLTTAERAAAEAGVTLLHLDTETGSPAETLYLSAGWTPLGAIPDYATTPTGVLRPTTIFYKRVGAAAAAP; from the coding sequence GTGACCGCGGTCTCCCGACTGAGCGCGGCCGAAGTCCTCGCCCACGCTGAGGAGTTGGCCGGCCTTCTGGCCGACACCGTGGACGGCGGGGCCTCGGTCGGCTTCCTCGCGCCGCTCGACCGCGCGTCGGCCGCGGCCTGGTGGGAGGGGCGTGCGGCCGGGGTGTCGGCCGGCCACCTCGCGGTGTGGGTGGCTCGCGGCGCGGACCGCGTGCTCGGCACGATCGGCCTGGCCTTTGCGGACAAACCCAACAGCCGCCACCGTGCCGAGCTGGTGAAACTGATGGTGCACCCGGACGGAAGGGGGAGAGGAGTCGGCCGCGCACTGCTGACCACCGCCGAGCGCGCGGCAGCCGAGGCCGGGGTCACCCTCCTGCACCTGGACACGGAGACGGGCAGCCCCGCCGAGACCCTGTACCTGTCCGCGGGCTGGACCCCTCTCGGGGCGATACCCGACTACGCGACGACTCCCACGGGAGTGCTGCGCCCGACGACGATCTTCTACAAGCGGGTGGGAGCCGCCGCCGCGGCTCCGTGA
- a CDS encoding MFS transporter has protein sequence MPGGNRPAAAAGLAPVWSRDFALFFVARALARLGDTMLPVALAAGLLQHGYGAGAIGLAMAASAAPFAGLVIFGGVIADRFSTRKLMIGADLVRLVTQALAAGLFFTGHVLLWQICAIGAVNGAAGAVFQPGVASTVPRLAADVQGANGAIRIAESSAQLAGPALAGLLVAFSSAGGVFAAHAATYALSALCLLLLRLPPAAPGSRPHGGSFRADLVVGWREFRARTWLWAVIVIWCVYMLFISGPTVPLVATEVVQRYGAGAYGLVNSALGAGTVIGGLLALRLRPRRMLRAGSIALFAFACFPASVGARLGVPAMSAGAVIAGAGMSFWGVMWATSVQTQVAPDVLNRIHAYDVAGSLAMMPFGQALAGPAASVLGADNVLLVAGVMTLFVCTSLLLVPAVRDLPRVDRAVPPTRTAPAARRPARPGPPDP, from the coding sequence ATCCCCGGTGGCAACCGTCCCGCCGCCGCGGCCGGCCTCGCGCCGGTCTGGTCCCGGGACTTCGCGCTGTTCTTCGTCGCGCGCGCCCTCGCCCGGCTCGGCGACACGATGCTCCCGGTGGCACTCGCCGCCGGACTGCTCCAGCACGGTTACGGGGCGGGAGCCATCGGCCTCGCGATGGCCGCGTCCGCCGCCCCGTTCGCCGGGCTGGTGATCTTCGGCGGCGTCATCGCCGACCGGTTCAGCACGCGCAAGCTGATGATCGGGGCCGACCTCGTACGCCTGGTCACCCAGGCCCTCGCCGCGGGGCTCTTCTTCACCGGCCATGTGCTCCTCTGGCAGATCTGCGCGATCGGCGCGGTCAACGGCGCGGCCGGAGCCGTCTTCCAGCCGGGCGTCGCCAGCACGGTGCCGCGCCTGGCGGCCGACGTGCAGGGGGCGAACGGTGCGATCCGGATCGCGGAGTCCTCCGCGCAGCTCGCGGGCCCCGCCCTCGCCGGACTGCTGGTCGCGTTCTCCTCGGCCGGCGGGGTCTTCGCGGCGCACGCGGCGACGTACGCGCTGAGCGCCCTGTGCCTGCTCCTGCTCCGCCTCCCCCCGGCCGCGCCCGGGAGCCGTCCGCACGGTGGCAGCTTCCGAGCCGATCTCGTCGTGGGCTGGCGGGAGTTCAGGGCGAGGACCTGGCTGTGGGCGGTCATCGTCATCTGGTGCGTGTACATGCTCTTCATCTCGGGTCCCACCGTCCCGCTGGTGGCCACGGAGGTGGTCCAGCGGTACGGCGCGGGGGCCTACGGTCTGGTCAACTCGGCGCTCGGCGCCGGAACCGTCATCGGCGGCCTGCTGGCCCTGCGGCTGCGCCCCCGCCGCATGCTGCGGGCCGGCTCGATCGCCCTGTTCGCCTTCGCGTGCTTCCCCGCGTCCGTCGGCGCGCGCCTCGGAGTCCCGGCCATGTCGGCCGGAGCGGTCATCGCGGGTGCGGGCATGTCGTTCTGGGGCGTGATGTGGGCGACCAGCGTGCAGACCCAGGTCGCCCCCGACGTCCTCAACCGCATCCACGCCTACGACGTCGCGGGGTCCCTGGCGATGATGCCCTTCGGTCAGGCGCTGGCGGGGCCCGCCGCGTCGGTCCTCGGCGCCGACAACGTCCTCCTCGTGGCCGGAGTGATGACCCTGTTCGTCTGCACGTCCCTGCTCCTGGTGCCCGCCGTCCGCGACCTGCCGCGCGTCGACCGGGCGGTACCGCCGACGCGTACGGCCCCGGCAGCACGCCGCCCGGCGCGACCCGGCCCCCCTGACCCCTGA